A window of Methylocystis sp. IM3 contains these coding sequences:
- a CDS encoding copper chaperone PCu(A)C: MDQLESRDWRLISRLRRFGARFVEYFNVFSSRQQRLTQLGQAGFAACMIIIVIERTPPIALAQDFMIGHLKVENPHLRMPNRGENSAFLSMIVHNNGDTPDTLVNVTSRRLGRAVLHNTSKHIVVSKGIIIPPHAAVLLEPGRPFVSFQDITDAFSVGKDDEIMLVFEKSGELMIEAEVEATDSYRLHDR, encoded by the coding sequence TTGGACCAACTCGAAAGCCGCGATTGGAGGCTCATCTCAAGACTTCGTCGTTTCGGTGCAAGGTTCGTCGAATATTTCAATGTGTTTTCTTCAAGACAACAACGTCTAACGCAGCTCGGTCAGGCTGGTTTCGCGGCATGCATGATTATCATAGTCATCGAGCGCACGCCACCAATAGCTCTTGCGCAAGATTTTATGATTGGTCACCTTAAAGTTGAAAATCCACACCTGAGAATGCCCAACAGAGGCGAGAATAGCGCATTCCTTTCAATGATCGTTCATAATAATGGGGATACCCCCGACACGCTGGTCAACGTGACGTCCAGACGATTGGGGAGAGCGGTGTTACACAACACTTCGAAACACATTGTCGTCTCAAAGGGCATTATCATCCCTCCGCATGCCGCGGTGTTGCTGGAACCCGGACGTCCTTTCGTTTCGTTCCAAGATATAACCGACGCGTTCTCGGTCGGCAAAGACGATGAGATCATGCTTGTGTTTGAAAAATCAGGCGAACTAATGATAGAGG